The following is a genomic window from Nicotiana tabacum cultivar K326 chromosome 3, ASM71507v2, whole genome shotgun sequence.
CTCCACATATGGCCCATCTCTCCATACTAATAACAACTCCTAGGTGCTGGAGaaagggactgaagggaacccctcacaccaaagtgactagcagatgcacctggcatagaagagccatGAACTGATGGAgtacgggacgaactctgagctggaagggaactaagtgatgactggccctaatgataactgtgagaaccatgacccgatgacgcccgaCGATAACCTGGgagagctggctgagcatgcctaaatGGACGACCTCTGTTGTGCTAAAACTAATCTCTTGAAGGAGTACCgctgtaactaccagatcctcgaggcctcttggcctccctctcctctcgctcctggcaaaGAACCGAGTtaatctcacgggcaatatccacaacctcctcgaaagtagcactaATCACCctttccctggtcatgagaatacgaagctgataagtgagaccatcaacaaacctcaaaatcctctctctatctgtcggaaccaaccaaatggcatgacgaatTAACTTggagaacctcaactcatactacGACACGGTCATCTCGCCccgacgcaaccactcaaactgcctgcgcagctcctctttgCAAGACTGCGGCATATACTTCTatagaaagagaacggagaactgctgccaggtcaggggtgctgcaccaacaggcctatgcctctcaaaatcctcccaccaagtgaaggcagctccagaaacctgataagtagtgaaagcaaccccgctgatctccagaatacctgttgtacgaagcatcctctggcacttatccaagaaaccctgggcatcctctccccctgcaccactgaaggtcggaggctgaagtctaccaaacctctccaacctacgttgctcgtcctctggcatggaaggaactacatagtcctgagcagctgcaaccggctgggatgGATGTGCCCCATGtttctgaagtccctgcacgacctactcaggtgtgcgagcagcgggagtttgattgcctcccccggcctgagaagtagctgcgactgtagtagctaagaccgcctgagctaggccagtgcaaactgataaaatctgagccaaggcctcctgaagacccggaatcacaatgggcacaactggtgcctaagctggtgctgctggagtgcccacaactgggacctgatcctcaactggggcggctggtggatctgcaggtgcttccctagctgttgtgcgggccacacctctaCCCCTATCACAACCACGactgcatcctcggcctctagtggccacagccgatggtactagtggtcgtccatcctgattgctagcacgtgtcctcaccatctgtgagagaatagaatagcagaagtttagtactcggatcaacaattcgcatgacaagaagttcaagaatataaagtttttACTAAacgttctatagcctctcgaggataaatacagatgtcttcgtaccgatccgtgagactttactaaatctgctcatgacttatgagacctatgtaacctcggctctgatactaacttatcacagccctaaacccggacccgatcgtgatggtgcctctcgtgaagacaacgCCAACCGACACTTACCCATTTCAATTTTAAGCAGTTAACAATGAgaatttaagtctaaaacatgataattaAATAATCCAACATTTAAGCAGTCAACAGTACAACTATGCAGAagaataacccaacacagcccgatatcggggtgtcactagtcatgagcatctaaaaatccGGAATAATCAAGATAAGTCTATAGAGTTCAATACAAAACTAAAACAAGGAGACAAAGGGTAGATAAGAAGCTCTCGGCTGTGAACGCTggcagctacctagagaatcttcggATCCGCCTGAGGTGGAAAGATCAACaatcgggagcgggaccagatgcgcctgaatttgcacatggggtgcagggagtaaagtaagtactccaactcaatgagtaataatcataaataaaggctgaaaacaggaaatcacgtaaggcacattacaggctataataaagcagtaaaaccagtaaaaatatTAAATCAGTAAAGATATGTGAGAGTCATTTTAATTCAActtaaacttcatgaaaagccttttcaacaatttaagcaggtaaatgacaagaaattaagaaagataaacacataaaggtttgcctCTCGGCCACAGTATCaataaatccgcccctcgggaaacatctcagaacaataccagcccctcgggctaaatctcacatcacaatgggtacccgcgctcactggggtatgtaaactcctggaggggccccttacggcccaagcgcaatatcaagccaacTCGTggcatcactaggctctcggcctcatatcaacaagccaccttatgacgtacatatcttaggccctcggcctcataatcatgatcagtgtttcctcacaacataggccatcggtCTTACTAAGTCAAAAATTCTCACAAGTCACtcggcagtagtaaaacatgattctcagcccagttatcatttaaaagatcatttaagtgttaaaacatagtaaacatggctgagtatgaaaacagtggaaatataacatgactgagttcgagtataaagtcaaaacagtgaggaaatatcaataaaaatcccagaagggttcaaatagatagcacgaggcccaaatatggcattcaacccaaatcatgatgatagcaaatagatttcagtcaaatacgcgataaaataatcatttgggacggactaagtcacaatcccccaacagtgcacgaccccacgctcatcatcaagcgtgtgcgtcatctcaatatagcacaacgatgtacaatccggggttttatataccctcaggatatcatttacagcaattacttacctcaatccagtcAAAACTCTAACCCCCGACGCCTTTgctcctcgaatcggcctccactcacgtcgaatctatccaaaatcaaaaccacgacgtcaaaatatgctaaaggaatgaagcccaagcaaaaataatcaatttacaatacaaatcccgaaattaccaaaacccgaccctcgggcccacgtctcggattccgataaaattcacatcaatggattccttattacatccatccacaaatgacccctcaaatcccaattctgagtctccaaatttcaagccctagttcttcaattttaggcttagattccatgattaattaggtagatttcacattagaatcgagttttaagtccatgaatcttaccttcaagtgattcccattgaatccctcttcaatcctcttcaaaaagctccaaaaacgatcaacaatggaagaaataaaccccaaaatcgcggacaagacgactatttaaaccttctgcctaggactgaaatccttcttcgcgaacgcggtcaaagcctcgcgttcgcgaagcataaaataactttgaccaaaatttcctctttcgcgatcgcgaccttCCCATTGCAAACGCGATGCTTTACTCAGAccacccttcgcgatcgcgttacccctctcgcaaatgcgatgaataaaatacctcaaacccagctgaccacttttcctctacgcgaactcGGTCaacctcacgcgaacgcgataacCAAACGCCCAGCCCTTCGCGatagccttcctcgcgaacgcgaaggcttaaatcCCAGTTTCATCAACtgacccttcgcaaacgcgaggacccactcgcgaacgcgaagttcaTTTCTTTACAGCACTGATCTGCAATTTTCTACAATTCCAAACTTCATggaatggtccgattgaccacccgaaactcacccgaggtccctgggacctcaaccaaacatgccaacatatccgataacctcattcaaacttgttccaaccttcggaacactcaaaaaaacatcaaaacaccagATTCacaccggattcaagcctaagaattccaaaatcttctaaattacgcttttgatcaaaaccccaaccaaaccacatccgaataacctgaaatttcgcatacacatcccaaatgatacaactactgcaactctcagaattctattctggcccctgtatcaaaatctcacctattaaccgaaaatcgccaaaaatccaatttcgccaattcaagtctaaatctactccagaccttcaaaactcattccgatcatgctcctaagtcccaaatcacttcccgaagctattcgaacaatcgaaattcacatccaagccctctaacacataagtcaacatccggatgacttttccaacttaagctttctcaaaatagactaagtgtctcaaaccttaccaaatcctttatGAACTCGAGCCAATCAACCCGATCATATATAggaccgatagacaaagcaataataagcagaaatgggggaaacagagcgataactcatgagacgactggtcgggtcgtcacaggcATTGTAACGAGTGACATAGAAACTGAGTTGTTGGTATAGAACTACACCATTCACTTTGTACTCAAGAAACTCAATTACTGAAAGAGAaatcccttgcaacccaaggggactagaCTAAGATTCACAATGaatctgaaccagtataaaaactccggtgtctttaattcctgcacaTTACTTCTGCATTTTAATTCTGCACCTTTTGATATCTCGTTATTATatctagtcgactaattgaaAAACTAGtcaattataacaattaattttaaaaataaagctattcaccccctccccctcccctctCGTACTTTCAATAGAAACTATCGTTTATCTAATTTGAAAAAGACAAAAGGGAAAGGAGAAAAAGTAATCTCATCTTGCACCGGCTTAACATGCGGAGGAAATTTGCGGAGACTCCATTTGCGCAAAATTTACGAACACTAGAAAGTGGCAAGTAATTTCTCCTTTTTAGAACAAAACCACCAAAAGTTCAAAAGCATAAAGACTTACTATGTAGAGAGTAAAAATGAGTCTTTGAGAATACGAATTAACTTGCCGTGGGCCAGTTAGCGTAGATTTGAAGTTGACAGAACCTTTGAACAACAACATTTGCGTCCTATTACCTTGGAAGACCAACATACTAATAGAGTGCCCTTGGGCAAACGGCGAAGACTTGTAGATTGAGGCAGTAAAACATCTAATTAAATTAAGCATTAGTACCTTTTCTGGGTAATTGAAATTtcctggaaaagcataaaatcagtGTGCAATCCAGAAATGAATAATCCGAAAAAATAATTACTCGGAAGATACATAACGACTTCAGATTTTGCATCAATAAATCCAAATGGTCATAAATCAAAACTACTTTCCAAGATGGACTTGTTTTAATTTCCAGTTGTGAACTAAAAAGGAGGTTATATTATTGCCAGTCTAGAATAGTTATTGGGATATAATTTCTCATCTACGCCTCTATATAAATGCTATGCTACCAAAGGCATTGAATGCAAGCCTTAAACAACTTAATTACAACAATATTCTTTGTGATCAAACCATATTTCTCCCTCTGTTATACTTAACCATGGCTATGAAAATCAATTTGATCAGTGTTGTAATATTGTTCTTTGTAGTTGGCATGTACAAGTCTCATGCAACGGCTCGCAACCTGCAGCCAGAATTATCTGTGTCTGAGAGACACGAGCTGTGGATGGCACGTCATGGACGAGTTTACAAGGATGAAGCAGAAAAAGGAAAACGACTCATGATATTTAAAGAAAACATGCAATTCATTGAGTCAATCAATAGGGCAGGAAATCTGTCTTATAAGTTGGGCATCAATGAATATGCTGATATTACTTCAGACGAGTTTTTTGCTAGGTACACTGGATTAAACATGCCTTCACACCTTCCATCTTCTCCGGTATCGTCGATGGAATTCAAGATTAATGATCTAACTGATGACATACCGTCGAACTTGGATTGGAGAGAGAAAGGAGCTGTCACTGAAGTGAAGCATCAAGGTCAATGTGGTAAGATACAACATATCACACTACGTACATCTAGCtggtattatttatatatatgagTATGCATGTGCGTGTGAAAGAGAAGATAGTTATACTACATATATAAAGATCAGAACCTATCGACATCGACATTAAATTCTGGATTCTTACTTCATGTCCTTGCTAGtagttaattatttattatacTTTCTTTTATAAGTATctctttttttaataaaaagtTGATGCACCTTTCTATGTCTTGATAGATACTAATTTGTTTACGTATAGGATGTTGCTGGGCATTCTCTGCGGTTGGAGCACTAGAGGGAGCATACCAAATTGCAACAGGCCAAAAGGTGGAACTTTCTGAGCAAGAACTTCTCGATTGCACCACCAATAACAATGGCTGCAAAGGAGGATTTATGACCAATGCATTTAAATTCATCATAGAAAATGGTGGAATTTCCACTGAATCAGACTACCCTTATGAAATGAAACAAGACACATGCAGAAGCCAAGAGCTCACACCAGCAGTTAAAATAAGTAGCTATCAAGTTGTGCCTGAAAGTGAAACAGCATTATTGCAAGCCGTAACTCAACAACCAGTGTCAATTGGAATTTCTGCTAGCCGAGAGTTCCAATTCTACCAAGGAGGAACTTATCATGGAAGTTGCGCAGATCAAATTAACCATGCTGTTACAGCCATAGGATATGGAACTGATGATGAACAAGGTCAAAATTATTGGTTATTGAAGAATTCATGGGGAACATCTTGGGGTGAGAATGGATTTATGAGAATTATAAGAGGTACTGGAGGTCATTGTGACATCACCAAGTTGTCTTCTTATCCAATCATTTAATTTATCCTTACATATGATATAGTCCCTACGAAAGTATTCTATATTTCAGTTTCTAGTTATATGTTGTAgtaagaattaaaagaaaatattggtCGTGCATGCAAAAGTGTTTTGCATGCAGTATCTGGGTCTTCTGTATTGGAACTTTAATTTATCGAATTATACGAGTGTATTGATTATATTATATGAAGCGTAATGTGTAATTGTGGGgtttgtttgactcaaaagatatcgaaacctttttgaataaatcaatcaaagaaaatgaaggggtaaattTTAGCTAAAcataataatctctagaacagAAGATAGACCAGGAGAATGTAGAGGATAAGAACTTTTTATATCCTTCGAAAGAAAAAATTAACAATAATCCAGTCAGTTGTTTATGTAAGCGAGTTTACAGCAAGTATTATGAGTTAGGAAAAATGTCCAGAGTCCCTTACATGGTTGTTTTACGCTCTATATATATAAGGTACCAACCCCTTCTAAGCGCTAAAAGACAAGTTATAGGGATTATTCGAAAGAATATCCCCATGGTCCCCAAATGGGCCTACCCTACTGCAAAGATCGTACAGCCTCTTATTCGCCTTAAGATCGTCCTTTGCAGGATGTCGAACTTCCAGGATCTCGTTGTTCGTCGTACTCATCAACAATTGTGGTtgttcaaatttggacccatacaattagtccctccgcttgtcgagGTTGCAACTTGGTGCGTCCTCGATGAGCGGACACCATACATTCTTACGGAGAAATTGGACCTTACGAGGCGTTACGGCCTGGCCAATGGTGGGTGGTCAGCGTGCTTATCAAGACACCAGGTAATGCATTTTACCGAGAAATGATGTCATCTTCACGTGCGTCATCATTACGCGTGTTTTCGAGACGGGGGTTGATGGCTTGTTTCTTCGATTTTGGTGCCACTCTGTGACCTTCCGCTTCGATTCTGGCGCCACCCAATCCTATAAATGGGTGGagggtttattttttttaaaaaaatcttggCCATTTCATTTCTGATTACCCCCTCCTCATTTCTCTAAGCTTGCCCTGACaaccttctgcttcttcttctcacACTCTTCGTtcacaacttcttcttcttctcttctttttttgggtTGTGTCACTACCTTTTTTAACTAAAGCATGCCAAGATCACATCAAACTCGTGAAGGGATCTGTGAGGCCGCCCCATTGTCCATGGCACCCCCT
Proteins encoded in this region:
- the LOC107774349 gene encoding senescence-specific cysteine protease SAG39-like, which gives rise to MLPKALNASLKQLNYNNILCDQTIFLPLLYLTMAMKINLISVVILFFVVGMYKSHATARNLQPELSVSERHELWMARHGRVYKDEAEKGKRLMIFKENMQFIESINRAGNLSYKLGINEYADITSDEFFARYTGLNMPSHLPSSPVSSMEFKINDLTDDIPSNLDWREKGAVTEVKHQGQCGCCWAFSAVGALEGAYQIATGQKVELSEQELLDCTTNNNGCKGGFMTNAFKFIIENGGISTESDYPYEMKQDTCRSQELTPAVKISSYQVVPESETALLQAVTQQPVSIGISASREFQFYQGGTYHGSCADQINHAVTAIGYGTDDEQGQNYWLLKNSWGTSWGENGFMRIIRGTGGHCDITKLSSYPII